The following nucleotide sequence is from Achromobacter spanius.
CGTTGAAGGCTTGTGGCAAGCCATGTACCAAGAGGCGTTGTTGCAAGGCCGCCAGGGCACCGTGATGCGCGCATTGAGCGCGCTGGACATTGCGCTGTGGGACCTGAACGCCAAGACGGCCAGCCTGCCGCTGCACAAATTCCTGGGCGCGGTCGAACTGGAAACCGTGCCTGCTTACGCCAGCGGCGGCTACTACCTGGACGGCAAGACGCCGCAGCACCTGGGCGAGGAAATGGCCAGCTATGTGGACAAGGGCTTTCGCGCCGTCAAGATGAAGACCGGCCGCCTGTCCCCGCGCGAGGAAGAGGCGCGCTTGAAGGCGGCGCGCGAGGCCGTGGGCCCCGACGTCGAGCTGATGATGGACTGCAACAACGCCTGGCAGGACGTGACCCAGGCCATGCAGTACATCCGCCGCTTTGAGCAGTACGAGCCCTATTTCATCGAAGAGCCCTTCGGGCCGGACGATATCGACAGCCACGCCAAGCTGGCGCGGCTGACGCATCTGCCGATCGCCACGGCCGAAATCGGCTATGGCCGCTGGTATCACAAGGAACTGCTCGACAAGGGCGCGGCCGGCATCCTGCAGACCGATGCGGCGGTGTGCGGCGGCATCACCGAGTGGAAGCGCATTGCGGCCACCGCCGCCAGCTACGGCGTGGTGGTCTGCCCGCATTGGTTCCACGACGTGCACGCGCCCTTGGTCGCGGCGACGCCGAACGCGCGATACGTCGAATTTTTCTGGGATGACCAGGTGTTGAATTTCCGCAAGCTGATTGATCGGCAACTGACTCACAAGCAGGGCCGCGTGGTCTTGCACCAAGAGCCAGGGTTGGGCTTCAGCTTCGAAGAGGGCATGGTCGAAAAGTTTGGCAAGTGGGTCCGCATCAGTCGTTGAACACCGGCCGCGGCAAGCGGCGCCTTTTCAAAACAAGCAGCCGGCCTTCGAGGCCGGCGCGAGGAGACAAGCATGCAACGCAGGCAATTCATGACCGGCGCCGCGGCGCTGGGGGCGGCGCTTGTGCTGCCCACGGCGGCAAGGGCGCAGCAGGACATGCCGTCGGGTCCGGTGAAAATCGTGGTGGGCTTTCCGGCGGGCGGCGGCACCGACGTGCTGGCGCGCCTGTTGGGGCAAAAGCTGGGCGTGATGTGGAACATTCCCGTCATTGTGGAAAACCGCGCCGGGGCGGCGGGCGTCATCGCGGCCGAGCAGGTGGCGCGCCAGCCCAATGATGGCAACACGCTGTTGATGGCGCATGTGAACAGCCACGGCATTGCGCCAGGCTTGCAGCCCAAGCTGGCCTATGCGGTGGACCAGGATTTTTCATCCATCGCCTTGGTGGGCAAGACGCCCACCATCCTGATCGGCGGCGCGTCGCAGCCCGCCAAGACGCTGCCTGACTTGGTCAAGCTGTGTCGCGCGCAGCCAGGGAAGATCGTGTTCGGGTCGGCGGGGGCAGGGTCGGCCCAGCATCTGGCGCTGGAAATTTTCAAGGCGCGCGCCGGCATCGACGTGCTGCATGTGCCGTACAAGGGCTCGGCGCCGTTGATGAACGATCTGCTGGGCGGCCACGTGCAGTATTGCTTTGAAGGCATGACGACGGCCACGCCGCTGGTGCAGTCCGGCAAGGTGATCGCGTTGGCGCAGACCTTGCAGCAGCGCTCAAAGAGCCACCCCACTGTGCCGACGGTGGCGGAACAAGGCTACCCGGGATTTGAGGCCAGCATCTGGTTCGGCATGGTGGGTCCGGGCAAGATGCCCGACGCCATGGTCCAGCGCATGAACCGCGATATCGATCAGGTCTTGGCGATGGCGGACGTGCAGGAAAAGCTGGCGCAAGTGGGCGCGGAAGACGGCGGCGGCAGCGTGCAGCGCTTTGCCGACTTCATGGTTCAGGAACAGCGCAAATACGCCAAGACCATCAAAGACGCGAAGATCATCGTGGAAAGCTGATGCGCGCGCGCTCGTAGCCCGGCAGCGCCGCGCACGGGCGGTCAGCACCGCCGTAGCCCGCCGGACGCGACGCGCGTCAGCCCTCGCGTGCGGTCGCGTTCGGCTCCGACCCTTCCCACCCCGCCATCGCCGAGATCGACCGCGCTTTTTCGCGCAGCAGGCGCGCGGTGTCGGAATCCAGGTCGTCGTCGATGGCGCCCACCGGCCCCATCAAGGTGATGGCCGCCGTCATCTCGCCCAGCATGTCGAAGATGGGCGCGGACAGCGACGTGAAGTGCGGCAGCAGCGCATGGCGGCAGCGGCTGATGTGGTGCTTTTGCACCTCGTCGCGGATGGCCTGCACGTCTTTCGCCGTATAGGAATTGCCGGGGGCGCCGCCCTGGCTTTCGGGAATGGACGAGGCCATCTCGCGGTCCAGCAGGTCGCGGGTCAGGGCGTCCGGCAAATGCGCCAGGAAGTTGCGGCCCAGCGCTGACGACAGTAGCGGCATCACCGTGCCCACGCGCAATTCCAGCAAGGGCCGGCTGCGGCTGCCTTCCACTCGGTACACGATGGTCGGCCCCTTGTTGCCCCACACCCCCAGAAACACGGTATGCCCGGTCACCGCCGCCACCTCGGCCATGATGGGCCGCGCCGTGGTGAACACATCGAACTGCTCCAAGGCCGCCAGCCCCAGCCGCAGTGCGTACGGACCCAAGCCGTAGTGGCCCGTGTCCGCATGCTGCTGCACCACGCCCACCTTCTGAAAACTGACCAGGTAGTAGTGCACGTTGGGCACGGTCAGCTCACAGGCGTCGGCAATTTCCTTCAGCGGTAACGGCCGGCCCGTCTTGCGGATCAGGTCCAGGATGCGAAAGCCCACTTCAATGGATTGGATCCCCCTGCGCGCTGCGGTCGGCGTCTTTTCCGTGTTCTTTTCTACCTTGCCGGCGGGCCTTGCCATTGCTGCCTCCACTGTGTGTTTGGCGGCAGTGTAGCAGCGGCCAACAGGGGCTTGCGGCCTCCTGCCGGGCCCGGTTTCGGGTTTCCCCCAGCTTTGTCCGGGTCGGTTTTACGTTTGATAATAGTTAATGCATACAGCAGTATCAATCTAAAAACACAGGGGAAAGCAAGCATGGAAGCAAATGTGGCAGCCGTGGGGCGCATCGGCGACGCGCCGACGCTAAGCAGGAAAGAGGAACGTCAGGTGGTGGTGGCGTCCACCTTGGGCACCTTGTTCGAGTGGTACGACTTTTTCATCTACGGGACCCTGGCGGTGTTCATGAGCCAGGTGCTGTTCCCGCAGGACAACCCCACGGTGGCGCTGCTGGCCGCCTTGGGCGCGCTGGCGGTGGGCTTCATCATTCGCCCCTTGGGCGCCGTGATGTTCGGCTACCTGGGTGACAAGTGGGGCCGCAAATACACGTTTCTGATCACGGTTGTGATGATGGGCGGGGCCACCGTGCTGATCGGCTGCCTGCCCACCTACGAGTCTGCCGGCCATTTGTCCTGGATATTGCTGCTGACGTTGCGCGTGGTGCAGGGCCTGGCGGTGGGCGGCGAATACGGGGGCGCGGTGATCTACGTGGCCGAGCATTGCGAGCCCAAGCGCCGTGGCTTGCTGACCGGGTGGATCCAGATCACCTCGTCGGCCGGCCTGATCCTGTCGCTGGTCGTCATCCTGTGCACCCAGGCGTCCATGAGCGCCGAGGACTTCCGCCAATGGGGATGGCGCCTGCCGTTCATTCTGTCGATCGTGATGCTGGCGATTTCGATCTACGTGCGCGCCAAGCTGCATGAATCGCCCGTCTTCACGCGCATGAAGCAGCAGAACCGCCTGTCGAAGAATCCCATCAAGGAAACGTTCGGCCAATGGTCCAGCCTGCGCCTGGTGCTGCTGGCGCTGATCGGCGTCACCGCCGGCCAGGGCGCCACCTACTTCACGGGCCAGTTCTACGTGATGATCTTCCTGCAACAAGCCGTGCAGTTGGACCAGACCAGCGTCTACACGCTGATCCTGATCGGCTTCATCATCGGCGCACCCACGTTCGTGCTGTTCGGCTGGCTGTCCGACCGCATCGGCCGCAAATGGATCATGATGGCGGGTCTGTTCATCGCCGCCATCGGCTACCACTCGATGTTCGAGGTGCTGCTGAAAGCCGGCAACCCGGCGCTGGCCCAGGCCATGCAGAGCACGCCGGTGCTGGTGCATGCCGATACCAGCGGCGGCGCGTGCGACTTCGGTTTGCAGGCCGCGATGGTCGGCAGCCATGCCGACCACAAGAAAGTGTGCGTGCAGGCCAAGAAATTCCTGGTCGGCAAGGGCATCAACTTTGAATACGCCGCGCCGCTGCCAGGCCAGACCATTGCCATGAGCGTGGGCGGCGTTACCGTCAACGGTTTTGACCGCGCGGGCTATGCCCAGGCCTTGAGCGCGGCGGGTTACCCCGACCGCGCCGACCCCGCCCGCGTCGACCGCGCCACCATCATCCTGATCCTGGTGCTGATGACCGCCGTGGTTGCGATGGTCTATGGACCGGTTGCGTCCTACCTGGTTGAACTGTTCCCGGCCCGCATCCGCTACACCGCGCTATCCTTCCCGTACCACATCGGCGCGGGCATCTTCGGCGGCATCGTGCCCTTTACCGCCACCTATCTGGCGCAGGCCAGCGGCAATATCTTTGGCGGTTTGATGTATCCGGTCGTGGTGATGGTGGTAGTGGGCATCATCGGCAGCTTGTTCCTGCCGAACACCCGCGCCCAAGCCATCGACGAAGACCCCATCCACTAAAAAGCGAGGAGAAACATGTCCGTGCAAGCGAGTTTCAAGGCCGCCGTCATCCAGGCGGCGTCCATCCCCACCGACAGCGTCGCCTGCGCCAACAAGGCCGCGTCGCTGATCCGGCAGGCGGCCGAGCAGGGTGCCCGGGTGCTGGTGTTTCCCGAAGCCTTCCTGGGGGGCTACCCCAAGGGCAATTCCTTTGGCGCCCCCATCGGCGTGCGCAAGCCCGAAGGCCGCGACGCCTTCACCAGCTATCACCGGCAGGCCGTGCGGCTGGACGGCGAAGAAGTTGCCATCGTGGCGCAGGCCGCAGCCGACACCGATAGCTTCGTCGTCATGGGCTGCATTGAAGCCGACGGCGGCACGCTGTACTGCACCGTGCTGTACTTCAATGGCCAGCAAGGCCTGGTCGGCAAGCACCGCAAGCTGATGCCGACGGCGGGCGAACGGCTGATCTGGGGCTTTGGCGACGGCTCGACAATGCCCGTTTTCGATACGCCCTACGGCAAGATCGGCGCGGTCATCTGCTGGGAAAACTACATGCCCATGTTGCGCATGTACATGTACAGCCAGGGCGTGGCCTTGTACTGCGCGCCCACGGCCGACGACCGCGATAGCTGGATTCCCAGCATGCGCCACATTGCGCTGGAAGGCCGCTGCTATGTGCTGACCGCCTGCCAGCACCTGCGCCGCGACGCCTATCCGGAAGACTTCGAATGCTCGCTGGGCGATGCGCCCGACACGGTGTTGATGCGGGGCGGCAGCGCCATCATCGACCCCTTGGGCGAAGTGCTGGCCGGCCCGGATTTTTCCGACGAAACCATTCTGTACGCCGACATCAACCCCAACCAGATCCTGCGCGGCAAGTACGACTTTGACGTGTCCGGCCATTACGCGCGGCCGGACGTGTTTCAGCTTCAGGTCGACACCCGCGAAAAGCGGGCGGTTTCCGCCGTGTCCGCCGTGTCCAGCGCCCAGGCGAGTGGCGTGCAGGAGCCTTGAAACATGCATTTTGATTTCAGCGCCTTGCCTTCGCAGACGGTCTACAAGCTGCTGACCTCGACCGTCACCCCCCGCCCGATCGCGTGGGTCACCACGATATCGGGCGACGGGTGCGTCAATGCGGCGCCGTTCAGCTTTTTCAACGTCATGGGGCACCAGCCACCCACGGTTGCCATCGGCCTGATGCGCCGCGCCAACGGTGAACTGAAAGACACCAGCGCCAACATCATCGAAAACGGCGAGTTCGTGGTGAACCTGGTGCCCGAAGCCCTGATGCAGCAGATGAACCAGACCTGCGCGGACTACCCGCCTGGGGTGGATGAACTGAGCAAGGCGGGGCTGACGGCGCTGCCCGCCGCGCACGTGCGTCCGCCCTTGATCCAGGGCAGCCCGGTGTCTTTGGAATGCGTCAGCCAGGCCACCATCGTGACCGGCCCGCACCAGGTCGTCGTGATCGGCCGGGTGCTGGGCGCGCACGTGGCCGATGCCTATGTGCAGGACGCCGAGCGCGGCTACGTGAACACCGCCGAAATGGGGCTGGTTGCGCGCATGCACGGCAGCGGGTGGTACGCTCGCAGCACGGATTTGTTCCAGTTGGCGAGGCCCACCGAACCCTAGCCGCATGACAGAAAGGAGAAAAGATGATTGCTCGTTGGCGCTGGGCGCTTAGGCAATTGACCAGGCGCCTGTGGTTCAGGGCCAGTCTTTTCTCCTTGCTGGGCGTGGCGACCGCCTTGCTTGCCGTCATCTTCAAGGGCGCCATTCCCGAGACCTTGCCCGCCCGCATCGGCGCCGACGCGGTGGACAAGATCCTGGGCATCATCGCGTCCAGCATGTTGGCGGTAACCACCTTTTCGCTCAGCACCATGGTGGCGGCCTACGGTGCGGCAAGCAGTGGCGTGACGCCGCGCGCAACCACGCTCGTGATGCAGGACACCACCACCCAGAACGCCCTGGCGACCTTCATCGGCTCGTTTCTGTTCAGCCTGGTGGGCATCATCGCGCTAAGCACGGGCGCCTATGGCGCGCAAGGGCGGGTCCTGCTGTTCGCGGTGACGATCGCGGTAGTGATCCTGATCGTCTACACACTGCTGCGCTGGATCGATCATCTGTCGAAACTCGGGCGCGTCGGAGAAACCATCGACCGCGTTGAAACCGCGACTATCGACGCTATCCGGCACCGCGTTCAGTGGCCTTGTCTGGGCGCAAGCCCGTATCCCGCGTCGGGGCAGCGCCCCGGTTCGGCGCAGGCTGTGGCAAGTGGGCAGACGGGCTACGTCCAGCACATCGACGTGCAGGCGCTGGGCCAGATCGCGCGGGAACATCAGACCTTGATCTACCTGGATGTTTTGCCCGGCGCCTTCGCCCATGTCGGGATGGTGCTGGCGTGGACGGTGCCCGAGTCCGGCAGCGAACCGGCCGTGCGCGACGCGCTCGACGACGACATCATGGGCGCCATCACCCTGGGCACGTATCGCACGTTCGAGCACGACCCCCGCTTTGGCCTGTCGGTGCTTTCCGAAATTGCGTCCCGCGCCTTGTCGCCCGCCGTCAATGACCCCGGAACGGCGATAGACGTCATCGGCAGGGGCGTCCGAAGCCTGACCTGCTGGGCGCAGCCACCGGCCGAGCAAGAGGAGGTCGAACCCGACTGCCAACGGGTCTACGTGCAAAGCCTGGACGTGGACGATCTGTTCGACGACTTTTTCGGCCCTATCGCCCGAGACGGCGCGGGCTTGCTGGAAGTCGACATGCGCATGACCAAGGCGCTGTTGAGCCTGGCGGAGATCAACCCGACGCTATTCAAGCCGGCCGCTTCCCGGCATGCCGCGCGCTTGCTCGGGTACGCAGAGAACGCGTTGGGCTTGGATGAAGACAAGCGGCGGCTACGCGAGCTGGCTCTGCCGCTGCTGCGCTAGGGCGCGGCTCGCCGGGCGAGATGGCCCCGTTTTTCGGCGTTCCAGGTGGGCGCAATCTCGCGGTCCGGACCCGATTTAGCAAAGGGACGAGCTTGTGCCAATTCGTTCTCCAGTTCCCGGGATGCGGCGCAAATCGCCGCTGCTAGCATCTGCTCAACCTCGGTGAGAACCCTCGGTTTCGACTTCCCCGCTGGCATCTTTCATCCCTTTGAGCACCATGAATAATCTGAAGCTTGGAACCCGCTTGGCGGGTGGATTCGGCATTTTGCTGGCCATGATCACCGTCATGTGCCTGGTCGGGCTTATCAGCCTGGCCAACATCAATGAATCGGTTGAAACCGTAACCCAACGTTCCCTGATCAAGGAGCGCCTGATCAGCGATTGGGCCCGCAATATCCAGGCCGGCGTTACCCGCACCACCGCCATTGCAAAAAGCACCGACGCCAGCCTGGCGGCGTTCTTCACGGACGAAGCCGCCGCCTCGTCGCGGAATTCCTCGGCGTTGCAGCAGCAGATTGAACCGCTGATCCAGACCCCCGAAGAAAAGCAATTGTGGCAAGGTGTGGGCAAATCGCGCGGCGATTACCTGCGCACGCGCGACGCCATCTTCAAGGCTAAGCAGAGTGGTGACGTGGACACGGCCAACCGCGTCTTCACCCAGGAATTCCTGCCGGCCACGCGCCAGTTCATTGACCAGATCACCAAGCTGTCCGCCTTGCAACGCGCCGAGATCGATGCGCGAGCGGCCGACATTCAAAGCGCGTATCGCACGGCTAATTTCTGGATGATCGTCATTGGCTCGGTAGCGCTGATCAGTGGCTTGCTGCTGGCGGTGCTGCTGACGCGCGGCATTACCCGCCCGCTGTCCGCGGCCGTGCGCGTAGCGCGCACCGTTGCCGCCAATGACCTGACCAGTACCGTCATCGTGAAATCACGCGACGAGATCGGCCAATTGATGCAGGCCCTGGCGTCCATGAACGCCAACCTGGCGGACACCGTCGCGCGCATTCGAACCGGCGTGGACAGCATGGCGTCTGCCTCGGGCGAAATCGCGGCTGGCAACGCGGACCTGTCCTCGCGCACCGAACAGCAGGCCGCGTCCCTGGAAGAAACCGCGGCGTCCATGGAGCAGTTGTCGTCCACGGTGAAACTGAACGCCGACAGCGCGCGGCAGGCCAACCAGTTGGCCGCCACCGCCTCGGACACCGCGTCGCGCGGTGGTGCCACCGTGTCCGAGGTGGTCAGCACCATGAGCGCTATTTCGTCCAGCTCGGTCAAGATCGCCGACATCGTGTCGGTGATCGACGGCATTGCCTTTCAGACCAACATCCTGGCGCTGAACGCCGCGGTGGAAGCCGCGCGGGCGGGCGAGCAGGGCAAGGGTTTTGCCGTGGTGGCGGCCGAAGTCCGCACGCTGGCGCAACGCAGCGCGCAGGCTGCCAAGGAAATCAAGACGCTAATCGAAGACACGGTGCACAAGATCAGCCAGGGTTCCATCAGCGCCGAGCGCGCCGGCGCCACGATGCAGGAAATCGTCAGCTCGGTGCAGCGCGTGACGGACATCATGGGCGAAATCGCCGCGGCATCGGCCGAGCAGGCCGACGGCATCGAACAAGTCAACCGCGCGGTGTCGCAAATGGACGAGGTAACGCAGCAGAACGCGGCGCTGGTCGAAGAGGCCGCCGCCGCGGCCGGTTCAATGCAGGACCAGGCCGCCGACCTGACGCGCGCGGTCAGTGCGTTCAAGCTGCCGGGGGAGTGGTGGTGACGCGGGAACGGGTCGCGATCAGCCATGCGTTAGCGACGGTAGGGTAGGGCGGCCTAAAGCGGGGAACCCGGGTTATAGGTCCGGGCTATAGGTCCGGACCATGTCCGCCGTTTTCCCGCCACAAAGAAAAAAGCCCCTGATTTCTCAGGGGCTTCGTTCTTGAATACTTGGCGGAGAGGGTGGGATTCGAACCCACGGTACGGGGATACCGTACGCCTGATTTCGAGTCAGGTACATTCGACCACTCTGCCACCTCTCCGTGGCTGGGTTCCAAAACGGTGATGTCTACATTGGCGATTTCTCGGCCTCTGTGTTCCGTCACTTCAAGATCCCTGGTCGGAAGGATCTTCGTTGTTGGAGCAGCGAAGCCCGCAATTCTACAGGAATTTTTTCCTGTGTGTAAAGGGGGCGAAAAAAATTATTGAAAGGGTGCATCCCGCACTTCCGGCGGCGTCGATCTTTGCCCAGAATTCGCCCATCCGGGCTTCGCGCTTCCTGGCCTACCCCCCTTTCAACGCGGCATTCTTGCTTCATGGACCTGATCCTTATCCTCTTGCTTGCCGCCGTGCTGTGCGTGCCCATCACGCAGCGGCTGGGGCTGGGCGCCATTCCGGGTTACCTGATCGCAGGGGTGCTGATCGGGCCGTCCTGCCTGAAGCTGGTGACCAATGTCGACACCATGATCAACGTGTCGCAATGGGGCGTGGTGATGATGCTGTTCATCATCGGGCTGGAGCTGTCGCCCAGGCGGCTATGGGCCATGCGCAACGAGGTCTTCCTGGTTGGAAGCTTGCAGATGCTGGTCTGCGGCTTGCTGCTGGGCTTGGTGTTTGGCGCGGCGCTCAGGCATCTGGCCGGGATGGAATGGCAGGCGGCGGTGTTGTGCGGGCTGTCGCTGGCCTTGTCTTCGACGGCGGTGGCGTTGCGGCTGTTGGATGAGCGCGGCTTGACCCGCACGCCGCTGGGCCGTTCGGCCTTGGGCGTGCTGCTGTTTCAGGACATGGCGGCCATTCCGATGCTGGTGGCGGCGGGCTTGCTGGGGTCTGAGGGCACGTCCGCCCCGTCTTTCAAGGAAGCGCTGATCGCCGTGGCGGTGGTGGCGCTGGCCTACCGGCTGCGGCTCTTGGGCTGGGCCGCCAAGGCGCAGCTGAATGAACTTTTTACCGCGGCGGCCTTGCTCATGGTGGTGGGCGCTGCGCAATTGTTCGACTACGCGGGCCTGTCGGCGGGCTTGGGCGGTTTTCTGGTCGGGGTGTTGATGGCGGAGTCCCGCTATCGGCACGACCTGGAAAAGGCCATCGACCCCTTCAAGGGGCTATTGCTGGGCCTGTTCTTCCTGGCGATCGGCATGTCCGTCAACCTGAAGGTGGTGGCTAACCACTGGACGTTCATCATCGGCTGCGTGGCCGCCTTGCTGGCGATCAAGGCGCTGGTCCTGTATGGATTTGCGCGCTTCATGGGCCTGCCGCGCTACCACCGGCTGCTGTTCGCCATGGTGCTGGCGCAGGGAGGAGAATTCAGTTTCGCCATCTTCAACGAAGCCTGGGACAACCACTTGATCAGCCTGGAACATCGTGACGTGCTGTCGGTGGTGGTCGCCATATCCATGGGCGTGGTGCCGGTGCTGATCAAGTTGTTGGAACGCGTGCCGGAGAACCGTGGCGGTATGGCGGATCTGCCTTCGGCCGCGGATGCCGGGTCTGGCTCGGACTCGTCCGACAAACCACCAAGCGCTTGACCCCGCTGCCCGTGGGGTCATGACAAGATTACCGTCAGGTCGGGCGGCTACACTTGACCTCGTTTCGCTTTTCGTCCCTATGCCAGACCACAGGAGAATGCTCATGCTCAAAGGAAAAGTTGCCCTTGTCACCGGTTCCACCAGCGGTATCGGCCTGGGGATCGCCACCGCCTTCGCCCAGCAAGGCGCTGATATCGTCCTGAATGGTTTTGGCGACGCCGCCGCGATCGAAAAAGAGCGCGCGGGTTTGGCCGAGAAGTACGGCGTGAAGGTGATCTACGACGGCGCCGACCTGTCCAAGGGCGATGCGGTCCGTGGGCTGGTTGAAAACGCGGTGCGCCAGTTGGGCCGTATCGACATCCTGGTCAACAACGCCGGCATCCAGCACACCGCGCTGATCGAAGACTTTCCGGTTGAAAAGTGGGACGCCATCTTGGCGCTGAACCTGTCGGCCGTGTTCCATGGCACGGCGGCCGCGCTGCCGCACATGAAGAAGCAGGGCTTTGGCCGCATTATCAACAT
It contains:
- a CDS encoding MFS transporter, giving the protein MEANVAAVGRIGDAPTLSRKEERQVVVASTLGTLFEWYDFFIYGTLAVFMSQVLFPQDNPTVALLAALGALAVGFIIRPLGAVMFGYLGDKWGRKYTFLITVVMMGGATVLIGCLPTYESAGHLSWILLLTLRVVQGLAVGGEYGGAVIYVAEHCEPKRRGLLTGWIQITSSAGLILSLVVILCTQASMSAEDFRQWGWRLPFILSIVMLAISIYVRAKLHESPVFTRMKQQNRLSKNPIKETFGQWSSLRLVLLALIGVTAGQGATYFTGQFYVMIFLQQAVQLDQTSVYTLILIGFIIGAPTFVLFGWLSDRIGRKWIMMAGLFIAAIGYHSMFEVLLKAGNPALAQAMQSTPVLVHADTSGGACDFGLQAAMVGSHADHKKVCVQAKKFLVGKGINFEYAAPLPGQTIAMSVGGVTVNGFDRAGYAQALSAAGYPDRADPARVDRATIILILVLMTAVVAMVYGPVASYLVELFPARIRYTALSFPYHIGAGIFGGIVPFTATYLAQASGNIFGGLMYPVVVMVVVGIIGSLFLPNTRAQAIDEDPIH
- a CDS encoding mandelate racemase/muconate lactonizing enzyme family protein, coding for MPIIESIDVCAAAVPLDKVTSFSNRSVSTRHYGLVKVRSSDGVEGIGFCYVGSAGGAIFEAAVQSLLAPVLLGRDSHAVEGLWQAMYQEALLQGRQGTVMRALSALDIALWDLNAKTASLPLHKFLGAVELETVPAYASGGYYLDGKTPQHLGEEMASYVDKGFRAVKMKTGRLSPREEEARLKAAREAVGPDVELMMDCNNAWQDVTQAMQYIRRFEQYEPYFIEEPFGPDDIDSHAKLARLTHLPIATAEIGYGRWYHKELLDKGAAGILQTDAAVCGGITEWKRIAATAASYGVVVCPHWFHDVHAPLVAATPNARYVEFFWDDQVLNFRKLIDRQLTHKQGRVVLHQEPGLGFSFEEGMVEKFGKWVRISR
- a CDS encoding methyl-accepting chemotaxis protein, which produces MNNLKLGTRLAGGFGILLAMITVMCLVGLISLANINESVETVTQRSLIKERLISDWARNIQAGVTRTTAIAKSTDASLAAFFTDEAAASSRNSSALQQQIEPLIQTPEEKQLWQGVGKSRGDYLRTRDAIFKAKQSGDVDTANRVFTQEFLPATRQFIDQITKLSALQRAEIDARAADIQSAYRTANFWMIVIGSVALISGLLLAVLLTRGITRPLSAAVRVARTVAANDLTSTVIVKSRDEIGQLMQALASMNANLADTVARIRTGVDSMASASGEIAAGNADLSSRTEQQAASLEETAASMEQLSSTVKLNADSARQANQLAATASDTASRGGATVSEVVSTMSAISSSSVKIADIVSVIDGIAFQTNILALNAAVEAARAGEQGKGFAVVAAEVRTLAQRSAQAAKEIKTLIEDTVHKISQGSISAERAGATMQEIVSSVQRVTDIMGEIAAASAEQADGIEQVNRAVSQMDEVTQQNAALVEEAAAAAGSMQDQAADLTRAVSAFKLPGEWW
- a CDS encoding flavin reductase family protein, translating into MHFDFSALPSQTVYKLLTSTVTPRPIAWVTTISGDGCVNAAPFSFFNVMGHQPPTVAIGLMRRANGELKDTSANIIENGEFVVNLVPEALMQQMNQTCADYPPGVDELSKAGLTALPAAHVRPPLIQGSPVSLECVSQATIVTGPHQVVVIGRVLGAHVADAYVQDAERGYVNTAEMGLVARMHGSGWYARSTDLFQLARPTEP
- a CDS encoding 3-hydroxybutyrate dehydrogenase translates to MLKGKVALVTGSTSGIGLGIATAFAQQGADIVLNGFGDAAAIEKERAGLAEKYGVKVIYDGADLSKGDAVRGLVENAVRQLGRIDILVNNAGIQHTALIEDFPVEKWDAILALNLSAVFHGTAAALPHMKKQGFGRIINIASAHGLVASANKSAYVAAKHGVVGFTKVTALETAGQGITANAICPGWVRTPLVEKQITAMAEKNGVDQETAARELLSEKQPSLQFVTPEQLGGTAVFLASDAAAQITGTSVSVDGGWTAR
- a CDS encoding carbon-nitrogen hydrolase family protein; amino-acid sequence: MSVQASFKAAVIQAASIPTDSVACANKAASLIRQAAEQGARVLVFPEAFLGGYPKGNSFGAPIGVRKPEGRDAFTSYHRQAVRLDGEEVAIVAQAAADTDSFVVMGCIEADGGTLYCTVLYFNGQQGLVGKHRKLMPTAGERLIWGFGDGSTMPVFDTPYGKIGAVICWENYMPMLRMYMYSQGVALYCAPTADDRDSWIPSMRHIALEGRCYVLTACQHLRRDAYPEDFECSLGDAPDTVLMRGGSAIIDPLGEVLAGPDFSDETILYADINPNQILRGKYDFDVSGHYARPDVFQLQVDTREKRAVSAVSAVSSAQASGVQEP
- a CDS encoding DUF2254 domain-containing protein, with the translated sequence MIARWRWALRQLTRRLWFRASLFSLLGVATALLAVIFKGAIPETLPARIGADAVDKILGIIASSMLAVTTFSLSTMVAAYGAASSGVTPRATTLVMQDTTTQNALATFIGSFLFSLVGIIALSTGAYGAQGRVLLFAVTIAVVILIVYTLLRWIDHLSKLGRVGETIDRVETATIDAIRHRVQWPCLGASPYPASGQRPGSAQAVASGQTGYVQHIDVQALGQIAREHQTLIYLDVLPGAFAHVGMVLAWTVPESGSEPAVRDALDDDIMGAITLGTYRTFEHDPRFGLSVLSEIASRALSPAVNDPGTAIDVIGRGVRSLTCWAQPPAEQEEVEPDCQRVYVQSLDVDDLFDDFFGPIARDGAGLLEVDMRMTKALLSLAEINPTLFKPAASRHAARLLGYAENALGLDEDKRRLRELALPLLR
- a CDS encoding cation:proton antiporter — encoded protein: MDLILILLLAAVLCVPITQRLGLGAIPGYLIAGVLIGPSCLKLVTNVDTMINVSQWGVVMMLFIIGLELSPRRLWAMRNEVFLVGSLQMLVCGLLLGLVFGAALRHLAGMEWQAAVLCGLSLALSSTAVALRLLDERGLTRTPLGRSALGVLLFQDMAAIPMLVAAGLLGSEGTSAPSFKEALIAVAVVALAYRLRLLGWAAKAQLNELFTAAALLMVVGAAQLFDYAGLSAGLGGFLVGVLMAESRYRHDLEKAIDPFKGLLLGLFFLAIGMSVNLKVVANHWTFIIGCVAALLAIKALVLYGFARFMGLPRYHRLLFAMVLAQGGEFSFAIFNEAWDNHLISLEHRDVLSVVVAISMGVVPVLIKLLERVPENRGGMADLPSAADAGSGSDSSDKPPSA
- a CDS encoding Bug family tripartite tricarboxylate transporter substrate binding protein, yielding MQRRQFMTGAAALGAALVLPTAARAQQDMPSGPVKIVVGFPAGGGTDVLARLLGQKLGVMWNIPVIVENRAGAAGVIAAEQVARQPNDGNTLLMAHVNSHGIAPGLQPKLAYAVDQDFSSIALVGKTPTILIGGASQPAKTLPDLVKLCRAQPGKIVFGSAGAGSAQHLALEIFKARAGIDVLHVPYKGSAPLMNDLLGGHVQYCFEGMTTATPLVQSGKVIALAQTLQQRSKSHPTVPTVAEQGYPGFEASIWFGMVGPGKMPDAMVQRMNRDIDQVLAMADVQEKLAQVGAEDGGGSVQRFADFMVQEQRKYAKTIKDAKIIVES
- a CDS encoding IclR family transcriptional regulator, with translation MARPAGKVEKNTEKTPTAARRGIQSIEVGFRILDLIRKTGRPLPLKEIADACELTVPNVHYYLVSFQKVGVVQQHADTGHYGLGPYALRLGLAALEQFDVFTTARPIMAEVAAVTGHTVFLGVWGNKGPTIVYRVEGSRSRPLLELRVGTVMPLLSSALGRNFLAHLPDALTRDLLDREMASSIPESQGGAPGNSYTAKDVQAIRDEVQKHHISRCRHALLPHFTSLSAPIFDMLGEMTAAITLMGPVGAIDDDLDSDTARLLREKARSISAMAGWEGSEPNATAREG